A genomic window from Vitis riparia cultivar Riparia Gloire de Montpellier isolate 1030 chromosome 18, EGFV_Vit.rip_1.0, whole genome shotgun sequence includes:
- the LOC117907355 gene encoding UPF0496 protein 4-like: MPATDFQGSSSPFSNIGRSILSIRRDQVHSMEGTHEVTGLEVELEAFQRQVADRFLQVSSGSSELLSLSWVRKLLDVFLCCQEEFRVILFNNKASLGRAPMDRLIGEFFERSVKALDVCNAIRDGIEHIRQWHKLLEIVPCALANQRSLGEGQFRRAKKALIDLAIGMLDERDSSVSVAHRNRSFGRNNVSRDHRSLGHFRSLSWSVSRSWSAARQLQAIGNNLAAPRANEIVASRGLAVAVFTMSSVLLFVMWALVAAIPCQDRGLQVHFSIPKNFSWAAPMQSLHDRIIEESRRRDRRNACGLLKEIHQIEKCTRHMNELADSVQFPLTEEREAEVRQRVQELGQVCQTIKAGLDPLERQVREVFHRIVRSRTEGLDTLGRANNE, translated from the coding sequence ATGCCTGCTACGGACTTTCAGGGTTCATCATCGCCGTTCTCGAACATTGGCCGTTCGATCTTGAGCATTCGACGCGATCAGGTCCATTCCATGGAGGGGACTCATGAAGTCACCGGCTTGGAGGTGGAGCTGGAGGCGTTTCAGAGGCAGGTAGCCGACCGGTTTCTGCAGGTGTCTTCGGGGTCGTCGGAGCTTCTGTCGTTGTCCTGGGTCAGGAAGCTTCTGGATGTGTTCCTCTGCTGTCAGGAGGAATTTAGGGTTATTTTGTTCAATAACAAAGCGAGTTTGGGGAGAGCTCCGATGGATCGGTTGATTGGGGAGTTCTTTGAGCGGAGTGTGAAGGCGTTGGATGTTTGTAATGCGATTCGTGACGGAATTGAGCATATTCGCCAATGGCACAAACTTCTGGAGATTGTGCCGTGCGCTTTAGCCAACCAGAGGAGTCTCGGGGAGGGCCAATTCCGCCGCGCCAAGAAGGCCTTGATCGATTTGGCGATCGGTATGCTTGACGAGAGGGACTCCAGCGTCTCCGTGGCCCATCGGAACCGGTCCTTCGGCCGGAATAACGTCAGCCGCGACCACCGATCTTTGGGGCACTTCAGGTCGCTGTCGTGGAGCGTTTCCCGGTCGTGGTCTGCGGCGAGGCAGCTTCAGGCGATTGGGAACAACTTGGCAGCGCCGAGGGCGAATGAGATTGTTGCCTCTCGAGGACTCGCGGTGGCAGTTTTCACAATGAGCTCGGTTTTGTTGTTTGTAATGTGGGCTCTTGTGGCCGCGATTCCGTGCCAGGATCGAGGGCTTCAGGTTCATTTTTCAATTCCCAAGAATTTCAGTTGGGCGGCTCCGATGCAATCACTGCATGACCGGATTATTGAGGAGTCCCGGAGAAGGGACCGGAGGAATGCTTGTGGGCTGTTGAAGGAGATTCATCAGATTGAGAAATGCACCCGACACATGAATGAATTGGCAGACTCAGTTCAATTCCCATTAACGGAGGAAAGGGAGGCCGAGGTGAGACAGAGAGTGCAGGAGCTGGGGCAGGTGTGCCAAACTATAAAGGCAGGATTGGACCCCTTGGAGCGCCAAGTGAGGGAAGTGTTCCATAGGATTGTGCGCAGCCGAACTGAGGGTCTGGACACCTTGGGAAGGGCTAACAATGAGTGA
- the LOC117905359 gene encoding uncharacterized protein LOC117905359 isoform X2, translated as MLEAKSLRKAVVAPSLLENPSAANLQSTRLALHVDGGGSSCRVYIASGCSIYSVQISMEDSLVNKGKESLLIPVSAQVMDSSLVNRCPHRSEIQSIVLAETESPDCLILGSVDSYGHLIVSQLDPSSKDVNRVTLSVLPRDCGVGEGSWAGLCFSPSQWSMAAVARSFCKSIDVYDQDIHLRTLRTLWYPSSLDFMQNLSNGNERSILAVTEGCQLTIWDLRMKENGGCVHRICGPLGDIFYAVTSSSTGSIAVGGADRTVTIYDPRRWSALSRWVHCSKYEITGLAFSSSDPDYIYIQGVDYEVFCGQWNENKKVFSFRGDSNWLGFSKCPNRDVLGGWCDSGSIFVADVEGKENKVDALEGSPNGLP; from the exons atgttggAAGCTAAGAGCCTGAGAAAAGCAGTGGTGGCACCATCTCTTCTGGAAAATCCCTCTGCTGCAAACCTTCAGTCTACTCGCCTTGCTCTTCAT GTTGATGGCGGCGGTTCTTCTTGCAGGGTTTACATCGCCTCTGGATGCTCCATTTACAGTGTTCAG ATATCAATGGAAGATTCTTTGGtcaacaaaggaaaagaaagccTCTTGATTCCTGTAAGCGCACAG GTTATGGACTCATCCTTAGTTAATCGGTGCCCTCATCGATCGGAAATTCAGAGTATAGTGCTTGCTGAAACTGAGA GTCCTGACTGCTTAATTTTGGGAAGCGTGGATTCTTATGGTCATCTTATTGTATCTCAATTGGATCCTAGTAGTAAAG ATGTTAACAGGGTTACACTTTCAGTATTGCCTCGGGATTGTGGTGTTGGAGAGGGTAGTTGGGCAGGGCTCTGCTTCAGTCCAAGTCAATGGTCCATG GCTGCTGTAGCACGTAGCTTCTGTAAAAGCATTGATGTCTATGACCAAGATATTCATCTTCGGACTCTACGTAC GTTGTGGTATCCATCTTCATTGGACTTTATGCAAAACTTAAGTAATGGGAATGAAAGATCTATATTAGCTGTCACTGAAGGCTGTCAG CTGACAATATGGGACTTAAGAATGAAAGAGAATGGCGGTTGTGTGCATCGAATTTGTGGTCCCCTTGGAGATATCTTCTATGCTGTCACTAGTTCTTCAACTGGTAGTATTGCAGTGGGTGGTGCTGACCGTACTGTTACCATCTATGATCCTCGCAG ATGGTCAGCATTATCAAGATGGGTGCATTGCTCAAAATATGAG ATAACTGGACTTGCTTTCTCATCAAGTGACCCTGATTACATCTACATACAAGGGGTTGATTATGAG GTCTTTTGTGGACAatggaatgaaaataagaagGTATTTTCATTTAGAGGAGATTCAAACTGGCTTGGATTCAGTAAG TGCCCCAACAGAGATGTCTTAGGTGGGTGGTGCGATTCAGGTAGCATCTTTGTGGCTGATGTTGAAGGAAAGGAGAACAAAGTAGATGCTCTGGAAGGTTCCCCTAATGGATTGCCCTAA
- the LOC117905359 gene encoding uncharacterized protein LOC117905359 isoform X1 has product MLEAKSLRKAVVAPSLLENPSAANLQSTRLALHVDGGGSSCRVYIASGCSIYSVQISMEDSLVNKGKESLLIPVSAQVMDSSLVNRCPHRSEIQSIVLAETESPDCLILGSVDSYGHLIVSQLDPSSKDVNRVTLSVLPRDCGVGEGSWAGLCFSPSQWSMLIFQAAVARSFCKSIDVYDQDIHLRTLRTLWYPSSLDFMQNLSNGNERSILAVTEGCQLTIWDLRMKENGGCVHRICGPLGDIFYAVTSSSTGSIAVGGADRTVTIYDPRRWSALSRWVHCSKYEITGLAFSSSDPDYIYIQGVDYEVFCGQWNENKKVFSFRGDSNWLGFSKCPNRDVLGGWCDSGSIFVADVEGKENKVDALEGSPNGLP; this is encoded by the exons atgttggAAGCTAAGAGCCTGAGAAAAGCAGTGGTGGCACCATCTCTTCTGGAAAATCCCTCTGCTGCAAACCTTCAGTCTACTCGCCTTGCTCTTCAT GTTGATGGCGGCGGTTCTTCTTGCAGGGTTTACATCGCCTCTGGATGCTCCATTTACAGTGTTCAG ATATCAATGGAAGATTCTTTGGtcaacaaaggaaaagaaagccTCTTGATTCCTGTAAGCGCACAG GTTATGGACTCATCCTTAGTTAATCGGTGCCCTCATCGATCGGAAATTCAGAGTATAGTGCTTGCTGAAACTGAGA GTCCTGACTGCTTAATTTTGGGAAGCGTGGATTCTTATGGTCATCTTATTGTATCTCAATTGGATCCTAGTAGTAAAG ATGTTAACAGGGTTACACTTTCAGTATTGCCTCGGGATTGTGGTGTTGGAGAGGGTAGTTGGGCAGGGCTCTGCTTCAGTCCAAGTCAATGGTCCATG CTCATATTCCAGGCTGCTGTAGCACGTAGCTTCTGTAAAAGCATTGATGTCTATGACCAAGATATTCATCTTCGGACTCTACGTAC GTTGTGGTATCCATCTTCATTGGACTTTATGCAAAACTTAAGTAATGGGAATGAAAGATCTATATTAGCTGTCACTGAAGGCTGTCAG CTGACAATATGGGACTTAAGAATGAAAGAGAATGGCGGTTGTGTGCATCGAATTTGTGGTCCCCTTGGAGATATCTTCTATGCTGTCACTAGTTCTTCAACTGGTAGTATTGCAGTGGGTGGTGCTGACCGTACTGTTACCATCTATGATCCTCGCAG ATGGTCAGCATTATCAAGATGGGTGCATTGCTCAAAATATGAG ATAACTGGACTTGCTTTCTCATCAAGTGACCCTGATTACATCTACATACAAGGGGTTGATTATGAG GTCTTTTGTGGACAatggaatgaaaataagaagGTATTTTCATTTAGAGGAGATTCAAACTGGCTTGGATTCAGTAAG TGCCCCAACAGAGATGTCTTAGGTGGGTGGTGCGATTCAGGTAGCATCTTTGTGGCTGATGTTGAAGGAAAGGAGAACAAAGTAGATGCTCTGGAAGGTTCCCCTAATGGATTGCCCTAA